ttaaaaaattaaattaaaaattctgaatttcaacTCAAATAAAGacgatgaaaattttcaattgaaagctCAAAACTCACAACTAACATTTTATAAACtttaacattttccaaatttacatAATCATATGTTTTACTATCTGGGGGTTAATTATGACGttcgagaaaatttcagaaaaaaaaagaaaattgcagaCGATGGAATGTCAAAACCATACAAATGTTGtttaaaatgttcgaaaattgCTGTTAAAAAGATCTTTTGTTGATAAATTTCTGAGAGATTTCCAgtggttttcgattttttttgggtaaaaccGAAGCTGGCGAACAGATGTTCATACCCTCATGGTACTAAAATAATCTTGAAACATGCTGGGTAAAAcagacattttttgttaaacaggcatttttaaactttaggAGGCTTCAACACAAATTcggttgcaaaaaaatttataacgaAAAAGTTGAGAAGAAAAGGATTAGCGTCTACAAATGTCGGAAGGTATCACTAATCACAAAGAGGGGAGAAACCTTGGAAACTTTGTTATCAGGAAAAGCTGCGCGAAAATCTTGTAATACGGGACCCGAGGTCACACAAATGGTTTAGTTATAATTGTGGTACGGTACTTTTTGGGACTATTGCAAGAGGTATTAAGCAGAAATTCAGCGGGAAATTCtataatttcccaaaaaaaaattgggaaatgaAAGGTTCTCTAAAGCAAAATgacggaaaaatcgattttctgcgAGAAATGTGGCAAGAACTCAATAACTagggattttaaatttttctataatttcatACTCTTCTATAAAAGTTAACATACTACATTGAAAAGTTTAACTTTGTCGGATCTTATATTACTTATATTACTATaatattactgtagtttgaagaaaaaaaaattatttgtgatGGTATcaaggaattttgaaaactttcgagAAAGTTCTGCAaagtattggaaaattttggatacatttgaatgttctagaaaatgctaaaaatttctgaaaagttctggacagttcaataattttcgcattaaaaataaaatttaaaaaattaattataagaACGGTATCTTCTACAagtaaagtttgaaaattctaaaatgaaTGAGCAAACTGTAGAATTAAAAcaaatgtgctcaaatgatcgaaatttttatggggggtttaaaatttcgaacaaattacgataattttagctaaaatcttaaaaacaaaaatcagcaattttctgtcaattgCCGGCGACTTTCGGCACTTTATTTGCGATTTTCGCCAGTGTCCTGCAAATATGTTTATCATTGTCAGCACAATAAAAAatccttttcaaaaacatttatctCGAATATTTTATGAGTAAAATTGTCCGGTCCCATCTATTGTGGCGTCTCCGAGGGCTTATTTTTCTGGAAcgttcaaataaatttcaggtaAAGAGTTCGGTAAAAACCTGTTCAGTGAGCACATGCAGCTTCTCGAGTTCGTGGTCCTGCGGTGCCCAAATTTCATGGTGAAACATGTAATGATCATCTTGCTCTTTGTGAGCTCCCGGCATAAGAATCGAATTCCATCCGTACTCTGGAGCATAGACACGCTGAGAAGCCTCAGTGCATTGAATATGGTGAATTGGAACCATCGGTGGTCCCATTGGAAGTGAGTACGCGAGCTGCTGAATCTGATATTGAATTTGTGGGTACAAAAGCCAGTACTCGAACGGGAACGGTGGTGGCGCCGCGGTGAAGCCATAGGTGGGCGAGTGGAGAATGTCCGGTACAATGAGTTGTGGCTTCTGCGAACTACCCGGAGCAAGATTCATCTTTCGCGGTGCACGTTTTGTGTGGCGAATTCGCGCCGATTGGTAGGACTTGACGGCGATGAATTCCATTTGTTGGAACTGGAATTCCGTCGATTTTCCTGTGGTGACGTTTTGGATGGTCAGGACGGGAATGTACTTGTGATTCGGCTCCACGTGGATCTGAAATCAATAAACTCAATATACGgaataggcttaggcttagaagCTTTTACCAACTTAGCTGTTTCTAAAATATGTAAAATTGactgaattttgaaacgaaaaaaaccgaaaaaagtcCGATTCCAatgcattatttttcagaaattcagaaataaaaacaaatctcaaaaactagtaaaaaaaatcgattttttttacttcaaaaagtttacaaaagctgttaatttttaaaaaatgggggtcgaaaatgtatttttttttgcctagcagccgacaccatagagcttttcacaattttccgcTCACCACATTTCGCTGAATATCATTGAATTCACGTGTGATGAGCAACTTGTCAAACTGAACAATACGCATATTCCACGTGGCACCGGTTTCCTTTCTATGCTCGGTTTCAGTGATTGCCGATAGCTTCGAGTTTTTGGTTGAGGGAGCAAATGGCGTCCATTGCTGGTTTTGGTATGAGTATCTGcaaatttgagttttgacTTTTTGTGCAGCAATTTTTGCGGCGGCTGACAGCGGGTTGGGAGTGCCGCCTGCGTAATTCCagtgaaatgtcggctgccATAACTGCGTGCACAAGTTAGaggaaaatctttaaaatttaaaatcttcaaGTGACAAAGTTGGTTAAGAATTTTTGTATCTcgagttagaaaaaaattacggcGACCGACATATTGCGGGTTGCTTGGCAACAGCGCAACTGTCCTATGACCTGCAAGACGTCGGCTGCTATAACTTGTTTTGAAGGCAAGTTAGATGAAATTGCCAACTCAGAAAATGATCTACTTAAAATCTGATATTATTTGTTAGTTAAcacattttgtgtttttcgaTTGAGAAAGAAGATACGGCGCCCGACATCTTGCGGGTCGTCTGACAATATGACCAGCGACATGTCGGCTGCTATATCTTGTTACAAAGGCAAATTAGAGGAAAAtctcgattttgaaaaaagatacaGCGCCTGACATTCTGCGGGTTTTCCAATTGACTTACCTAAACTCATCGGCCAAATCAATCCTCAACTTTATCACATATTCCTCGTTATCCACCAATCCACTGATAACAAACTTTGGCTCCGGGATCATCTTGACTCCGCCCCGTTTTACGAGCATCTCGTTAAGCGGCTCGAGCTCTCGATATTTGTGCTCATTTACGATGGAGACTTGCATAATTTTGATGAGTAATGATTGTTAAGAGGATGACAATTGATATTTTGTTGGATAACCTCagagttggaaatttttttgaaaaaaaaaacactttttttatttgaaaaacagttcacgttttggattttgaaatattgttttaaaaattgtaaatttttctttttctttaaatttttgggtAGGCATTACATAGGCGTGTAGACAAGTAGAAAGGCGCCAGGCAGGCACATGGGTAGGCGTGTATGCCGTAGGCGTGTAGGCCCCGTGGGTTGGCACGTAACTAGGCAAGAGTTGGCCAGGTATAAAGTAGGTGTCAGTGAATGTAGGCAGCCATGAAGCAGACGTTTACgcacgtaggtaggcatgcGGTAGGCAGGAGTGCCAgtgtaggtaggcaggcaggcttTTTTCTTTACACAATAAAATATCTTTTTAAAACTCATAAAacatacaaaataaaataaaacgtGAAAACAAAACCAcaaggatttttttaaaaattctattcaaaaaaaatttcatagttCTCGCCATTCCTAGAGTTTCTCAGAGATGGATTCTGCGAAAAATGGTGagttgttgatttttattcacGTGCCTACACGCCTACTTGCATGCCTACGTGCCACAGTATGCCTGTCTGACATTGCACCTACTTTGTGCTTGTGCTACGTGTTCAGTTCATGCTTACCTATGTACACACCTATTTTATACCTGCCTGACTACATGCCTATCATATGCTTGCCTGCCTACGCACCTATCTACGTGCTCGTAGGCCTACTTCATACCTatctgcctacatgcctacttACTTGCCTGCCTCATTACACGCCTACTTCATATCTGCAATATGCTCGTCTTcgtacatgcctacatgcttGCCTAACTTATGCCTCTCAAcgtgcctacatgccta
The nucleotide sequence above comes from Caenorhabditis elegans chromosome III. Encoded proteins:
- the tbx-34 gene encoding Putative T-box protein 34 (Confirmed by transcript evidence), coding for MQVSIVNEHKYRELEPLNEMLVKRGGVKMIPEPKFVISGLVDNEEYVIKLRIDLADEFRYSYQNQQWTPFAPSTKNSKLSAITETEHRKETGATWNMRIVQFDKLLITREFNDIQRNVIHVEPNHKYIPVLTIQNVTTGKSTEFQFQQMEFIAVKSYQSARIRHTKRAPRKMNLAPGSSQKPQLIVPDILHSPTYGFTAAPPPFPFEYWLLYPQIQYQIQQLAYSLPMGPPMVPIHHIQCTEASQRVYAPEYGWNSILMPGAHKEQDDHYMFHHEIWAPQDHELEKLHVLTEQKNKPSETPQ